The genomic window GACCACGACCCAGAGTTGATCTTGAATAATTAGGGTGTCGATGCGGCCACGCAGCAGTTCGTCCTCTTCGGCCACAGCGAATTCAACCGGCTCCTCGGTGCGGATCTCAAAAGGGAGTTCGTAGAAGCCTGCTAGGTCCAGCAATGGCGATACTAATAACTTGTCAACGGCTCCTTCTGAAACGGTGCCGCGTCGTCGGTGAGCGGCAAACCGTTGCTGCAAGAGGTTGAGTGTTTCTTTTTCTAAGTCAGTAAGATTGGGCAGATTCTCGCGCCATTCGGTGAAGAATTGAGGATCGGCGGTCAGCGTCAGACCGAACTTGTCCTCAACCACAGCGGTTGTCGGGATTGTTTTTGAGGTAGCGCGAGTTGTGGTCATGACTCCCCCTGGGCTGCTATTGCCACTGTACTGTTATGACCCGCGAGCAAACCAGTGTCGAATCAGTTCTACCTGGAAGCGGTAGCCTTTGTCAGTTGCTTCAATTAGCTCACGTCGTAGAAGCAGATTGAGAGTGTTGTCTAGGTTGTCAGGCAATTGTTGTTCTAGAGTTTCTCGACTAACACTAGCTCTTTCGCCTTTAGCCGCTAGAAAGCGCAGCAAAGCAAGGCCATCTTTGTCTACTTGATTGCGAATATCAGCAAAGAATAAACTGCTACTGTCTAGGGCTTCGGGAATAGCTGCCTCAACATCATCCAATTGAGCTAAGCGGCGAACTGAAGGGTCTTGCTCATTTTTAAGAGCAACGATTTCAGCACAAAGTAATTGCACGAGGAAAGGATGGCCTCGGGTGAGATCTAAAACGCGTCGGCTAGCATCTAGTTCATAGCGCAAGGCGAAATCTTTGACCGGCTGCTCAACGAGTTTGCGGGTTTCGTCTTCTTTGAGATAGCTAATATGAACGACTTGCACATTAATCAAGTAACTGGCCCAGCGTTGAAATTCCTCAAGCGTATGAGAGCCAGAGATCAGAATCTTGAATCGGGGACGATGCTGGATAAGGTTTCGCAGCAGGCCCAGAACATCAGCTTCGTTGAAACGTCCCTTATCTAAGGCGTGATCTAATACCTCAAATTCATCAAGAGATAACAAGGCGGTATTTTGCCCTAAGACTTGCTCAACCTGATCGAGCCATTCATCAAAGCAAGTGAAGGCGTCTGCTTCGAGAGCTTCACGGGTTAGAGCTGGCAGAGCTAAACCGCTTTGCCTTTTGGCAGAGTCAGTCATGCCTCTAGCAAGGTTGTAGAGAAACCCAGCTTGGTCACTGGCGCGAGAAGCTGGCCCTTGCAGATCGACAAACAGTGGAATGATTGTGTTTGGTAGTAAGCGTCCCAGGTTATTGAGCAGGGAAGTTTTGCCCATGCGCCGTTGGCCATAGAGCAACAGGGGCGGGCGGCGACGGTCGAGTAGTAATTGCTCAATGCGACTACTGACATCGGTACGTCCGGTGAAAATTCTCTGTTGCTCGGTGAGGGGGACACCAATAATGTATGGTGAGTCGATTTCTTGCTGTTGTTCAGCAGTAGCCGTTAGTTCTTGAATGTAATTTTGAATGAGGCTGTGCCAGTGGTTCGCAATCGGATGAAAGCGAACAGCGTATTTATTGCTGCTTTGGATAAGTTCTCTTAATAAGCCATCTAAACGATCTGCAACAGAGCTGAGAGCTAAGCGTTGATTGTAGATGCTTCCTTGTCTTAAGGCAGCCTCCACATCCTGACTGATGCGGCTAAAACTTCGCAATAGGACACTGGCTGGGCCTTCCAATTCTCCTGCTGTCAGACTGCGATGAGCTTGACTGATAGCTGCTACATTAAAGTGTCGATGCAAATGACGTGCATCTAACTCAATCTGAGCCGCCTGAGCCGCCCAGCGCTGGTATCCATTACTAAGGTACTTAATAGCAGCCTGTCCCTCAACTGGATTACGTTCTGCCACCAAAACCACGTATTGATCTAGGCCCAGCAGGGGCAGACGCTGAAGCTCATCCCAGAAGGCAGAGTGCCATCGCAAGAGACTAGTCTCATTTCTAGATCCTTGCTCATCAATACGTTGAAGTACCGTGTTCCATGCTGCTACCAATGGGTAAAAAGCTATAGGTCGCCACCAAGACAAGGTAAGCCCCAAAATAATACTTATCACAAGCAGAAGAAGATTTAGCCAGAAAACACTAGGGGGATAACCTACCGTCATCATTGCTATCTCATTGGTCCCTAGGTTACCAGCATCAGGGGGATAACCTACCGTCATCATTGCTATCCCATTGGTCCCTAGGTTACCAGCAACAGCGGCAGCCCCAGGCCCTCCAATGCGGTCGGCCAATAAATACAACAAAGAAAAGAAAGTACCGAAGGCGACACCCATTAAAGTACCAATTACTAAACTATTTATAACACTACCTTCTCGCGTCATTGACATCATAGGGCCTATTGCCCCGACCACTACACCAGCCCCCACGACAAGAGTTAAGACAACTAAAAAAATACGCCATCGTTCTTGTGTCCTTAATTCAACCACCGCTTCTTTGGCGACAACAAGCGCGGCGATAACTATCGCAATGGCAATAATGCTTCCTACTATACTGCTTACTGCATTTCCTGGCGGCACAATGCTTGCTATACAGATTCCCACCAAGAGCGCGATTAAACTTGCTATGATGATCGATAGAAGGCTAACAAACACACTTACAACAGTTCCACCAGCTTGTCGTGCCAATGAGTGTGCAAAAGTTCTACTGGCTACAGTGCCCAACAAGCCAATACTAATTATGTTTGACCCTACACAAAACGTAAGCATTTCCATGTCATAAGCATGACTCCCAGTAACTACCATATTAACAACCACTAAAGAAGGTACGATTATAAGCGTACTAATCGCTCCTACAGCGATTGCTACAACGCCTATTATTGCGCCTGTTATATAAGTCATTACAAGGGCTGCTACGAAATTTATTATATTTGCTGCATGGGATGTTGAATATAATGTATCAGGGCCCTTTAAAGCCTCAGGAAGCTGCGCTTGTGACATAAGCATACTTGCCACAATACCTAGCGAGCCAGTCATGAGTGGCAAAATGACATATGTCTGCATTAGTAGCCGACGTAGAGACGGCTTACGCCATTGCGCTCGGTTCAGCTCAACCAAAGAGAAATTGGCACGTAGATTCGGATCTATTTGGGCTACAAAACTGTTCCAAACTGAGGGACAGAAAAAAAGCCAAAAGAGTATTTGCAAGCTACCCAGAGTCAAGTTGGGGTGTTGTTCTGGAGTGGCAGTGTAGGCATTGTGAGGAACATCTTGTGGGGTCATAGTTTAGGGACAGAGGCTAGATGCGTAGTAAAAGTTGAGGAGTTAGTGAAATAAACTTGGTAGCGAAAGTATCAAGACTCTCAGGCTAATAAATGAGCAAACGGTTTTAACTGCTGTAGCCCTTCCTCTCGCCAATCATCGCTCAGGTCACCTTCCTCTAGGCTAAACAGACGTTCTCGACAAAGAATTTGCAACAAAATTGGCCAGCCACTACTTTGGGTCAAGATCCATTCGATATCAGCATCAGGAAAGGGAATTGGAGAACTGGCAATTAGCGCATGGGCTTCGGGTTCAAGCAAAGGGCCGAGCGTTGTTGTGTAGGCGAAAATATTAAAGAATGGGGAACTGTGGCCGGTGTGCTGAGCTAGGTCAAGCGGAGACTCATGAGTGGCCAGAATAAATGACAACTTACCCCCAACCTGATTAGTAGCTAGTGACCGTAACCCTTCCCAAAACGCATCATTCAACTCCGCATAACGATGCAATGCCACACCAATTTCATCAAGCAGGATTACTGTGGGTATGCGCAAGTGGTTGCTGACTACTTCCAAAAAGCGATCTAAGTCGCAGGGATAAGGGATGGGTAACTTCAGGCAGGCCAGCAGATAGCGCAGCAAGCCCTCACGGCTACCTAATCGGCAATCCTGAAAGTCTACAAAAACCCAGCAAAAGGACTCCGGCTTAAGCAACCAATCAGAACGCTGACCAGGACGCAACTGCTCTACAGGCGTAGTAGTAACCTGTTTGAGATGGAGTAGCAATGAAGTCTTACCACTGCGACGAGGGCCGATAATTGCAGCATTTTGGAGAGGTGTCCGCTTCAACAAATTGAACAGACGTTTGAGTTGTTGCTCCCGCCCAAAGAAGCGACGAGGATGGCCGACAGGCGGACCTGCCACGAAAGGTGTCTCAGAATTCTCTAAGACGAAGTTGGAGTCTGACACTGATGCAGTCGGGCTCACTAGCAGAGTGCCAGTAGGATGCCGTGAGCCTAGCGAGGGTTTTGGCGCAAATTCTCCGCAACCCTGCGAATCCCCTCAACCACATTCAGAAACGCCTCATCCTGATTCGCCCAGGTTGTTATTGGCTTCGCATCCCTTGGCAACGCCTGAAGCTTACTAAAGGGCGAACCCTTAAAATCCGTAGGCTTCAGAATAATCGGAATAACCCGAGCGCTCCCCTCCGCATGCCGCTCCATTGCCCGCGCTAACTCAATGTCATTGATATACTCCGACGCCATAAACCTCGGCGTAATCAGCAGCAGAATAATCCGAGCGGCCTCCAGCTGCGCCTTAATCTCAGCATCCCACTCATTCCCCGCCTCAAGCGCCCGGTCGTGCCAAGCCTTAATTTTGCCCTGCCGTTTCAGGTTCGATAGATGAACCACAAGCTCTTCGCGTAGCTCATCATCTTTGTGTGAGTACGAAATAAAAACCTCAACCGGCCCCTCTGAACTAGCCTGAGCAACCGTTTGAGCTGAAGGCCGCGATGCTGCCCCTGGTGGAGGCGCAGAAGCTGTTGATGCCTGCAACCGTTGGATCTGCTGGTTGCACTCATTAATCTGTTCCTGAAGCTCAAACTGCTGAGATGCATTCGACGTCCCGGCTAGCTTCTGCTCCAAAAAAGCCAGCTTGCGCTGCCAAGTCCCAAGCGCACCGTTTGCTTGATCAGTTCCACCCGAAGCCATTCAGAGAACCCCTTTAGCCCAGTTGCCGCACCAGCCCCAAGCAGGCCAGATTAGCCGCCAGTATAGCCGCGCCCACCCCCGACTAGCCCTGAATTGATACCTGTCACAACCTCAAGCCCAAGGACCAGGAGCCTGCAAAACTTCACTTCCCCCCAAACTTGGGGGGCTAGGGGGGCCTTCTCCCCACCAAACCACCCCAGCACCTAGTTCCACCAGCCCCAAACCAAGCTTCATCGCGCTTCAGCCTAGTTTCACCCCGCTCACATCTAGTTCAATCGCGCTTGAACCTAGTTTCACCCAGCTAAAACCTAGTTTCATCACGCTCACATCTAGTTCAATCGCGCTCACATCTAGTTCAATCCAGATTTAGTTCAGTTTCACCGCGCTTATTTCTAATTCAATCGTAATTTTCGGGAACGCTAAACGATTATCTCTAAATTGCAGCAACCATACCCATAAATCACCAGAGCCAACAACGACCACAGCAAAACCACGCAAAAACAAAAGACATCATCAAAAAAAGACATTTGCTTTTCCTAAATTTCTCGGGGGACTATCGCCCCACCAGCCCTTTAATTTGGATTTATAAATCAATCGAGACTCACCCAAATGTCTAGACAAAAACGCACCTCCCCCATCCTGGCCAAAGCCGAACAACGAGCCATTGGCCTGAAAAACATCAGCGCCCAACTGACCCTCGAAAACTCCCTCAGCCTGGAAAAATACAACAGCGAAATCGACCGCATACGCGGCCAACTCGCCACCTACAATAGCCTCCTCGCTCAAATCGACGTCGCCCAAGCCGAACTCAAAGAAAACGAAACCCTGCTCAAGCACATGACCGAAGACATGCTGATCGGCGTCGCCTCCAAATTCGGCAAAAACAGCTACCAATACCAACTCGCCGGAGGCACCCGCCGCAGCGAACGCAAACGCCCCAGCCGCACAGCCAAACCCGCCATTGCAAGCTAAAGCAGTTCCCGTTCCTTACCGCTTATCTCTATTAATACCGGCTGAGCCGCTCAAGATTGAGTCGCTCAGCTTTAATTTGTTGGGGCACCCACCCAAAACTTGAGCCGATGCCCAAAGCATAACTACAACATTCTCTCGCCAACAGTTAAAGCAGGAACAGCAACAAATTGCACCGGTAGAAGCTCGCTCAAAACCGAGAATTTGAGCCGCACAATTTGAGCTGTCCTGCTCCCAGCGAATTTTGGTCAGGCAGAGGTAGGGTTCTGCCCAGTTGTTTTCCCGACGCCCAGACAGAACCCTCAGCCAACAAACGTGGAGAGCTAGCAAAGAACACCCAACCGAAGCTGTCGCCTATTACTGCTCAGCCACAACTCGATCTTATAATTCAATTTCTGCCCTGATGCACTACTTAAGAAAGAAACTCAAAGGAAACAAGCGGCAATAACAGGCGTCTCTTACTTATTTTGGTAGATATAAACCAGGAAAAATTGCCTTTAAAAAGACAAATAATTTGGAGGCATCGGTACTTAGAGGCAAAGCGCTAACTATCTCTCAAGTGGCTGAGGCTACTAAGCTTTTCATCTTTCATTCTGAAAGAGAGCAATCGTCTAAGCCTTTCCCGACGCCCAGGCGATGCTCAATTTCAGCAGCTCAATTTCAGCAAACGTGGAGAACTAAGGTGAGTCGCCCTCGATCAAACTCTAACCGCAATGAACCAACGCCAAAAAAACAAATACCTGGTCTCAGCCTCAAGCTTAGGTTTTCGGAGAAAAGCACCATTGCCTTACTGACCAGTTTAGCTATTTGGTTCGGTCCAGACATCATTGGAGGTAAACACCCATCACCTGAGCAAACCCCTGGCACTGCAAGCAGGGCAACTTTTCTATCAAGCGGCCATCATACATCAGCGAGCTTCAGTTAGAGCTTGAATCGTGAAGGGGGGCTGGAAGAACCAACACCAGGATAAAGCTTCAAAGCCTCCCTAAATACACCTCTCCACTTAACGATTACTCAGGCTTCCACCAGGTCGGCAACTCCACCGTAAACGTCGTCCAACCGCTGCCACTCTCAACCCAAATCCTGCCCTGCAATTCCTCAAGCAACTTCTGCACCAACGCCAAACCTAAACCAGTGCCGCCCTTGCCTCGGGTATCATTAGCAGCCGCCCGATAAAACTTATCAAAGATAAACGGCAGCTCCGCAATTGGAATTTCAGCGGCATTGCGAACCTTAAACAGCATCATCGAGACTGGCTCCTCCGAATCCTCTGCTAAAACCGATGCCACCTGAACACTCAGTTGAATCTCACCCGCAACTGGCGTGTATTTGCAGGCATTGTTCAATAGCTCCGTCAAAACTCGCTCCAGCCCAGCTCGATTTGCCAGCAACTGAGGCAGCTCAGCCGGAAGATCCAACCGCAAAACCTGCTGACCTTCTTGCAACCGCGATTGAAACCCCCCCAGCAACTCAGGCAACCACTCTTGCAGATTGATCAGCTCCAGGACCAGAGCTGCATGGTTACCAATCTCCAGTCGTTGCAAATCCAAAAGGTCATTGATCAACTCAACTTCCCGCTTACATTCCGCTTGCAAAATCTCTAAATAGCGCTCCTGCCGTTCTGGCGTCGGTGCTAGCTTGAGCATCTGAATCGCCACCTTCATATTGGTCATCGGCGCTCGCAACTCATGCGAAACCGTGCTCAAAAAATCATCCTTGAGCTGATTGAGCTTCTCCAATTCTTGATTGGCCTGGGATAATTTCTGAGTGTGCTCAAGCAAAGCCTGCCTGCCAAAATACTGCTCTGTAATGTCATCCAACATCCACAGCCGACCCGGCACACCCCGCAGCTGCGTCGGCGTAATGGCAATTCTCAGCACCCTCGCTTGTGGTTGACTAAAGATCCAATCCCAGTTGCGAATTTCGCCCTGCGGTTGAGCAAAGAACTGTTCAGCCTGGGCCGCCAGTTCCTGATCATTGTCCGCCTGCCTGCGCAATGTCGCCATCGCTCCAGCCAATACCGGCGGCTCCACCGCACCCGGCGACAAGTTCAACAGCATCGCTGCTGCTTGATTTAGCCAACCCGGCTCCCCACTTTCATCGACAAACACCACGCCTTGCGGCATCGTCTCCAAAATGGCGCTGAAGCGAGTCTGCGTCTGGCCCAATTGCAAACCAGTATCGTATAGCCGCAGCAGCGACCGTAACTCACTGAGCAGCGACTCAATAAAGCCCCGTAGCGTCGAGGAAACTCCGGTCCGGCGATGCCACAGCAGCAAGATTGCACCACGCAAGCCATCCGAAGCCAGCGGCAACACAGCCAACGACTGTGTCCCCTGCGCCAACAAAAGACGGGAGGCATTGGGCATCGAAGCGTAATCCCTGTAGTAGAGACATTGATTGCGAGCCAGGGCCTCAGCAAACAGAGCCGGTGTCGTCAACTGGCACGGCAAGACCGTCGCGGGCAGGCAAACCAAAGCCTCTGCCGTCACTTCATCCAGTTGACGCAAGGCAATCGCCCCATCCGCCCGCGCAAAATCGCGCAGCATAGTCAGGGCCTGGTGCAAAGCCGTATCCGGCGCAGCCTCCGACCCAAGTTCTGCCAGAGTAGTCAGCACCGCTTGAGCCGCCAGCCGCCACTCCACAACCTGCAAGAACCGGCGCAGCAAACTGCTAGCACCCACCACGGCCAACCCCGCTAGTAGTAGCTCTTGCCCCTGGCGACTTAGTAAAACCTCGCCTCCCAGTCCTTGCCACCAACCCAATCCCCAGCTCAGCCCCAAGACAACCAGCCCTGAAACCAGCAGCGCTAAAGACAGGGGCAATAAAACCCACGCTGTCCAGAGCAGCAACGCCAACCACGTTAGGACACCCCACCCCTGCCATAGCCCCCAAACCGCAAACCCCCCCGTCAAGCCAAGTACAACCAGCCTGAAGGTCGGCAGCCAATCTGGATGCCGAAACCGCAGCCGGAACCAAGCAATGAACTGGGAAGACATGCAGGCAGTGCCCTCACAATCGCACCTAATGCACTCAGACGAATAAGCAGTGCCACGGGTTCTAAGGCGAATGACAGCCGAAACTCTGTTCGCTCATGAACTGCCCTAGTCTGAGCTGCCTAGCTCCATGATGGCTGACTCAACCACCATTGATAGATAGCTGGCAGAGGAGCGCCCCCCTGCAGCTGGTTGCCGCCCAAAGAAGCAAAAGCCCCGTCAGTCCCTCCGAGTTGGAGAGACTGACGGGGCTAGAGCCTTGATGTAAATGTTTAAGTGCCTAGAAGCCTACAGCGAAGCTGAAGACAATAACTTGCCTTCAACTCCTTCCAGGTCAGCGGGCCAACGGGCAGGCTGACTGCACAACGCAGCCCGCCAATTCAGATTGCTGCTACTGACCCAAAGTACAACTCAGAGCTTGACAGCCACCTCAGGCATTGGAGCGGCCTGATCATCCTTACTAGGAGCAATATCGGTCGGCATGGTTTCAGCCGAGGCAGCACTCTCAGTACAACAGCCTGACTGCCAAAGTGCACCGGGAACATGCTTGCACACCTTTTTGGCTTCCTTGCCCTGCTCCTGATTGCTCACGTAAGCTGCTCCTTAACCGTAGGTGCGATACTGCACAGGAAGTATAACGCTTACGGCAAGCATCGGCAATGACCAGCAAGCATCGGCAAAGGCTCAGGAGATTGCCTTTGCCGACGACAAAACACACCAGGTGCGCTTCAACTCAGGTTGCAACCGTCATTAAGCAGCCTCGTATCGGTCTCGGACTAGCGAAGGCGGCAGCAGCAAGTCGGGGGCAATCCGGTCCCTGGGCAGGAGCAGACTGTCAATCAGCCGTTCGCGCAAATCCTTAGAAGAATAGCTATCGCCCTGCAAGCACTCCAGCAGCAGGTGGCTGACGTAGAGATAATCCTCTAGAGCCGTTGCATCTTCTTCTGAGAATTTCACATCGTAGCCAACATCCAGGTATTGAGTCATCGCTTCCCGCAGCCCATGCGCCCACACTCGCCAGCCCAAACCCGGTACATCAGCCCGTGGTTTGTAATTCCTCAGGGTGACCAACTCTTCAACCAGTTCGGTGTAGCCCAAGTCTTCTGCATCAGCGATGGCCCCTTCTAATCTAGGCACGATTTCCAGGTCACCCTGAAGCACATCACTCAATAGCGCATAGTCATGCTCTTCTTCAAGGTTGGTGGGCTCAGAAACCTGGGCACAGGCGCAGGCTAAAGTCAGCACAACCCCCAAATCTAGTTCGAGTTTGCATTTCGGTTGCCGGGGCATGATCTTTTTGCGTTCGAGGTTCAGCCCTCTTAGCTCAGCCGAAAGTTTGTAGGCCAGGCTGTGGTCGATTTTGGCTCGATTATTAATGTAGAGATCGATGTCCAAATCGAGCGCTAAATAAGCAGCCCGCCAGGAACTCGATGCCACATTAGAAGCGGTAGTCACTCGATCCAACCAACTCAGCATTTGCTGAAGCGGTTCATTATCCACGAGGTCATTGATCTGACAGAACATCAAACGCAAAAACTCGTTGCTATCGGCCAGTCGCTCCACCGTCATTTTGAAAACTTCCCGCCACTGACGGTCAGTTACATGCTGCCGAATCACCTGACTGACAATGCTGGAATTGCGGCTCTCCAGAATGTACTGAACCGTAAAATATTCCTGAAACGTGAGGTGAGAAAACGAGTAAATGCCTTTGGCCTGTTCAACCAAAAGCCCATCTTGAGCTTCAATCGCCGTCAAAATTGCCTGGCTTTCCTGAGCAATAGTCTCGGTCTCAACGCCAGGAATATTCTCAATAAAGCGACGAATGAGATCCCAAAGCTCCCATTTTTGCCAAAAGTACTTCTGGGGCTTCTGGTCAAAGGCGTGATAAGCAATATCCGACAGCAAATTGATCTTGCGCTGACGCGATAGTTTGTCGGTATAAAGCTGTGTCCGCTTCATGCGACGGCTGGCGTCCCACTTGCGCAGCAGTGTGTCTACGGCGTCGTCGTAGAGCGAGTAGCGATTCTTGGGGAAGTCAAACTTGTCCTCAAAGGTCCAGCACAACATGGTCAACAGCAACGGGCTAGTTGCCAGCTCCCGAACCGAGGGATTGTCTAGCAAAACCTCCAAGAATCTTTCGCCTGTGTCCGGCTCCATGCGCACGCGGAACCAGTTGCGCACGAATTCTTCGATTTGATCTTGATCGAAGTCCGCAACCTCAACATCAGTGAAGTCGGGGAAGACATATTCGGAAGCGCCTACCCGACAGCTAATCGCGAAATGATTGTGGGCGTAGCGTTGCGTGAACTCATCAATGGCTCGATAGACTCGCTCCGATTCCGCATCAACCACTTCATCTAAGGCATCTAGCAGAACGACGCATTTGCCCTGTTTCAGCAGATTCTCAACGACTGTTTCAGGGTCATCAATAAAGGGTTCAAACTCCTGAGTAATTGCCTCCAAAAGGCTCAAGCGACGCTTGTCTTCGGCAAAGGTCTTGAGCTGGATAAAGATAGGAATGGGAGGCTCTTTCAGCTCACCCATCGGACAGTGATGACAATGTTCAATGGGAAAGTGCAACGCCAAATGTTTCAGCAGCGTGGTTTTGCCTGCACCCGGCTTACCCCAGATCATCAGTTTGCAATGGTGCTTGACGGCTTCTAGAGCATCGACTCGCTCTTCATCACCCATGTAGGTAAGTCGATTCAGGCTTTGATCTTTGCCACTTTCTAGGGCTGCTAAAAACTCTTTAATCGTCCGAGGTTTGCGCCCGCGAATACTTTTAAAGACATTCACCTGCGTCCGGATGTTATCCAGATTCACCGGCTCAGTCATGCTCAGCACCTTCATGCTGCCGCACTTGCGCCTGAGATATTGCTGGTAGCGCTCTAGCCAATCATCAGCTTCTAAAGCTTCGTTCGCCTTAGCTTGCTCTAGTCCAGCTTGGCCTGAGGGTTCTGTGAGTATTTGCTCAGCTGATTGCCGTAGAGCTTCCTGATAGCTTTTACAATCTAATAGGACCGAGCAGAGATAGTTGAGATTTTTCTCTAAGGAAACTTTTTGGGTATCAGAGCCAAAGAAATTACGAATGGTCCGTTCTGAAATTAAGTTATCTTTCGGATCGTCAAGTTCGTGCTGATAGAGGCTATTGAGTTTGGCAATTAATTGCTTATAAGAGCTGTGATACTTTTCTGAATAAGCTTGTTTCAATCGCCTAAATACATCTTGATCAACCTGAATCCTTGCCATCTCTACATCCTTTCAGACCTAACCAAGCTTAAGACTTCTCATCAACTTAAAAAATCAATTCATCATATCCCAGGCAATTCCGGCTTTTCAATCAGCTCTTGCCCTTACCGCTCGTTACCCATCACTACCGCAGACTGCCTGAAAGTATTTTCCAGGCTTTCCTAGGCGTTTCCGGTCTTAATCTTGCAGATAAGGCTGGAAATACCTTCTAAACCCGGCTAAGCAGTGCTAGCTCCTTCAAGCTGCCGAACACTTCCCTTTCAATTCAAAACTTGTTCTAAAACCCA from Leptolyngbya sp. FACHB-261 includes these protein-coding regions:
- a CDS encoding type I restriction enzyme HsdR N-terminal domain-containing protein, whose product is MTTTRATSKTIPTTAVVEDKFGLTLTADPQFFTEWRENLPNLTDLEKETLNLLQQRFAAHRRRGTVSEGAVDKLLVSPLLDLAGFYELPFEIRTEEPVEFAVAEEDELLRGRIDTLIIQDQLWVVVIEAKRTIMVSLAVPQALSYMMCSPNPERPVYGLVSNGDEFIFLKVKATPKPEYSSSKLYSLFFPPNSQDLYEVFQVLKRIGTVAI
- a CDS encoding AAA family ATPase, which translates into the protein MRWHSAFWDELQRLPLLGLDQYVVLVAERNPVEGQAAIKYLSNGYQRWAAQAAQIELDARHLHRHFNVAAISQAHRSLTAGELEGPASVLLRSFSRISQDVEAALRQGSIYNQRLALSSVADRLDGLLRELIQSSNKYAVRFHPIANHWHSLIQNYIQELTATAEQQQEIDSPYIIGVPLTEQQRIFTGRTDVSSRIEQLLLDRRRPPLLLYGQRRMGKTSLLNNLGRLLPNTIIPLFVDLQGPASRASDQAGFLYNLARGMTDSAKRQSGLALPALTREALEADAFTCFDEWLDQVEQVLGQNTALLSLDEFEVLDHALDKGRFNEADVLGLLRNLIQHRPRFKILISGSHTLEEFQRWASYLINVQVVHISYLKEDETRKLVEQPVKDFALRYELDASRRVLDLTRGHPFLVQLLCAEIVALKNEQDPSVRRLAQLDDVEAAIPEALDSSSLFFADIRNQVDKDGLALLRFLAAKGERASVSRETLEQQLPDNLDNTLNLLLRRELIEATDKGYRFQVELIRHWFARGS
- a CDS encoding ATP-binding protein, with amino-acid sequence MAGPPVGHPRRFFGREQQLKRLFNLLKRTPLQNAAIIGPRRSGKTSLLLHLKQVTTTPVEQLRPGQRSDWLLKPESFCWVFVDFQDCRLGSREGLLRYLLACLKLPIPYPCDLDRFLEVVSNHLRIPTVILLDEIGVALHRYAELNDAFWEGLRSLATNQVGGKLSFILATHESPLDLAQHTGHSSPFFNIFAYTTTLGPLLEPEAHALIASSPIPFPDADIEWILTQSSGWPILLQILCRERLFSLEEGDLSDDWREEGLQQLKPFAHLLA
- a CDS encoding toll/interleukin-1 receptor domain-containing protein, translating into MASGGTDQANGALGTWQRKLAFLEQKLAGTSNASQQFELQEQINECNQQIQRLQASTASAPPPGAASRPSAQTVAQASSEGPVEVFISYSHKDDELREELVVHLSNLKRQGKIKAWHDRALEAGNEWDAEIKAQLEAARIILLLITPRFMASEYINDIELARAMERHAEGSARVIPIILKPTDFKGSPFSKLQALPRDAKPITTWANQDEAFLNVVEGIRRVAENLRQNPR
- a CDS encoding HAMP domain-containing sensor histidine kinase yields the protein MSSQFIAWFRLRFRHPDWLPTFRLVVLGLTGGFAVWGLWQGWGVLTWLALLLWTAWVLLPLSLALLVSGLVVLGLSWGLGWWQGLGGEVLLSRQGQELLLAGLAVVGASSLLRRFLQVVEWRLAAQAVLTTLAELGSEAAPDTALHQALTMLRDFARADGAIALRQLDEVTAEALVCLPATVLPCQLTTPALFAEALARNQCLYYRDYASMPNASRLLLAQGTQSLAVLPLASDGLRGAILLLWHRRTGVSSTLRGFIESLLSELRSLLRLYDTGLQLGQTQTRFSAILETMPQGVVFVDESGEPGWLNQAAAMLLNLSPGAVEPPVLAGAMATLRRQADNDQELAAQAEQFFAQPQGEIRNWDWIFSQPQARVLRIAITPTQLRGVPGRLWMLDDITEQYFGRQALLEHTQKLSQANQELEKLNQLKDDFLSTVSHELRAPMTNMKVAIQMLKLAPTPERQERYLEILQAECKREVELINDLLDLQRLEIGNHAALVLELINLQEWLPELLGGFQSRLQEGQQVLRLDLPAELPQLLANRAGLERVLTELLNNACKYTPVAGEIQLSVQVASVLAEDSEEPVSMMLFKVRNAAEIPIAELPFIFDKFYRAAANDTRGKGGTGLGLALVQKLLEELQGRIWVESGSGWTTFTVELPTWWKPE
- a CDS encoding NACHT domain-containing NTPase; its protein translation is MARIQVDQDVFRRLKQAYSEKYHSSYKQLIAKLNSLYQHELDDPKDNLISERTIRNFFGSDTQKVSLEKNLNYLCSVLLDCKSYQEALRQSAEQILTEPSGQAGLEQAKANEALEADDWLERYQQYLRRKCGSMKVLSMTEPVNLDNIRTQVNVFKSIRGRKPRTIKEFLAALESGKDQSLNRLTYMGDEERVDALEAVKHHCKLMIWGKPGAGKTTLLKHLALHFPIEHCHHCPMGELKEPPIPIFIQLKTFAEDKRRLSLLEAITQEFEPFIDDPETVVENLLKQGKCVVLLDALDEVVDAESERVYRAIDEFTQRYAHNHFAISCRVGASEYVFPDFTDVEVADFDQDQIEEFVRNWFRVRMEPDTGERFLEVLLDNPSVRELATSPLLLTMLCWTFEDKFDFPKNRYSLYDDAVDTLLRKWDASRRMKRTQLYTDKLSRQRKINLLSDIAYHAFDQKPQKYFWQKWELWDLIRRFIENIPGVETETIAQESQAILTAIEAQDGLLVEQAKGIYSFSHLTFQEYFTVQYILESRNSSIVSQVIRQHVTDRQWREVFKMTVERLADSNEFLRLMFCQINDLVDNEPLQQMLSWLDRVTTASNVASSSWRAAYLALDLDIDLYINNRAKIDHSLAYKLSAELRGLNLERKKIMPRQPKCKLELDLGVVLTLACACAQVSEPTNLEEEHDYALLSDVLQGDLEIVPRLEGAIADAEDLGYTELVEELVTLRNYKPRADVPGLGWRVWAHGLREAMTQYLDVGYDVKFSEEDATALEDYLYVSHLLLECLQGDSYSSKDLRERLIDSLLLPRDRIAPDLLLPPSLVRDRYEAA